The segment catctcatctcatctcatccgtTTTACCGTCACAAGCTCCGTAATTTGTATGCACGTTGCGCGGGCCACTAATCTTTTATTGTCCGGTCCTACGATATGTATCGCGATAGACACGCAATCGATATCaataacaatttatatatatatatatattttatttttatttttttaagggggTCTGAAAAATAACGTTAAGATTGAAGCatagttggttgcatgaacaaaggcactcatgGTCTGGGAACCGAGCAAACCAGGAGGTGATCAGTGAGCAATGGGAAGGAAACGCAAAACAGCCAGTCACGTACcagtatcaagtttggttgcgccatcttgctgtCTCGCTGTTGATCCTCTGCATGgaatgagaagagaaagtaaaaatgagtgctTTATAACAGAAAAAGTCACCATGACAATATGGCAGTATTTGTTTATAGTCCTTCGCCATGCTCATCTTTTATTTACAACCTTCCATGGAAACTACAGgcaggaactaaagtgcaggactgtattaaaaaaaaaaaaaaaaaaaaaaaaaaaaaaaatatatatatatatatatatatatatatatatatatatatatatatatatatatatatatatatatatatatatatatatatatatatatatatatatatatatataacaaatgtgctactttaaaataataatttgttgcAATAATATTTAGATACaaattactgcataacataaaTTATTTTCCATACTTAAATAGGAATAACAGACTATATTAAACGTTACCCAGACCACAAAACGTCTTGGCAGTAAacctacaaaaaatagtttttctcaggtttacatttttacactttgccCTATTTTGTTACACATaattaaacatttcttacatattccttatttttgcactttatttaatGAGGTTATTGTTCAGTGTTTATTGCGATTGTAGAATTTAGTTTTCATTtattgttttccatggttgtgttgacactttctttcctttctgccttgagagCTGAAGagattacatttgaaataaaaatgtttacatgttATATATTTTCCATAGGTTACAAAAAATCAATAATCGATATCGACAATATAAAAAACTTATATCATGATACTGTTTTCAGCCATATCTAGTAAAACTACACCCTGACACAAATTACTGGACATGAATGGACAGCGCGGAAGAGAAGGAAAAGGAACAATCAGTTGTCTTCCTGCTGCAGCCATAGTGTTCAAGAACACCACTAATTGGAAAGTTGCTGTAGGTGTGCCGGTATGAAGGAAATCTGTTGAAAACATGCAAAAAAACCCCAGCAGTCggaacaaatacaaaataaaagacaGGACAAGTCGAGGAAATACTAAACATgacattttgttttaaattgatattgtgcttttttttgttaaaaaaaatgctaaatcaGAATTAGATTACTACAATGCATGGCTATTCAACTAAGTTGGCCTCAGGGCCaactttccagaaagctaaggaacaAGGGGCAGACTTCTCCCTTtcctatttttattttgagaaccAGCGTTCATTGTAgtgaacatttatttttggtctatttcttttgtcagagttacacatttcagaGAAAAATAGCCgttgtttacaaaatacaagtgtcgactgcagtggacgctggcaTATTGTAGGTTAAAGTGTCAATGCAAGGacttgccaatgtgtttacactggTCCAAGTTTCTCTAATCAGCAGGAGTGCTCTAGTGATTCCATATTATTGTATTAGACTCTCCAAAATGTTGAACTAAACTGATGTCATTCCCGGGCCggatttgccccccccccccctcaacagCCACCAGCTTAATAGCCCTGTCATAAGGTCttattgtgtgtgataccattgaTACCAACATGTTAGTTTGATCCGGATCCACGTGACCTTGATTTGTGCTTGTGTGTGGTTTCACAAAAAACCCTGTTCGTACGAAAATGTTCTAATTGTACCAATTTTTGTCCTTTTTTGCATGGTCTTCCCAGTTGGAGAACTGGGGCATCTTAAAGAGCTGCACTGGTGCTTTTTGCACCACTCAGACCGGAGAGCCCATAAAGACTGCAAAAAAGAGTAAGGCCATTTAACGCAAAAAAGTAAAATCTttacaatgtttaaaaaaaattttttgttgctttttttcccTCACACTATATAGTTTTGATattatggtatttttatttatttcatgatgcAGTAGCGCATAGAGAGTATTGAGAGATAATGTAGAATGCATAAAATTATTCAGTAAGTCACCCATCTAAAAGGTGGTTGATATGATCTTTGATCCTATTTATTGAACTGCAGTCTGTGCCACCAGGCCTGTCCAAAAGCTTTTTCTGATTACCGCCAAATTTTTTTGGGAAAGTGTCGAGTTTTGGTAAACATCAAGCTGGCTCAAAAATACATAATGCATGCCACGAGCAGAAAAGCAGCAGAGAATAGAATGATACTGAAGGTGTGTGGAGCAGGTTGTCAGAAGCCGGTATTTAAAAATTCAAAGTGTATTTTAAAGACCTGTTTTAAATCATTAAGCATccttaaataaatttaaaaaatgccgTTATTCATTCATTTCAAATTACTTCAGATGAATATAAATGCCAATAAATGCGTCCAAATGTCATTACTgtagataattttttttaataaaatgtaaaaagatcaTGAAATAAATATAAAGTATTAGTGAGTAGATGTTTGTGTAGCTTTGTTCTTACAAttatatttcacaatttaattattcGAAAAGGTACCGGTAACTATTTCTGGGAATACAATCAATGAATTAAAATTATTAGGACAATGCTAAAGGGGATTATTTTTTTCAGATGATGAGAAAAAAACTCTGAAATGTGGTACATACTAGGGATGTTTCGTTCAGGTTTAATGCTGCCGATTGCAATACTGATCACACGTATTAACTGAAATTGTATTCACATTGAGTGTTATTGACAGCGTAACAATATtaacaaattatttttaaaactatttccaaaacaaagtcaatagtacacaacagcGAAACGGCACACACTAACTACCATCTACCTCTATTTGGAATCCTTTGgcatttgccctcaaagtcctcctgtccccagggaattattcccagagtttgtaaacaataacaaaaaattattttgtgaaaataaataagAATATTAAGTAATCACTCTAATATCGATAATTGGTATCGACACTACCAATTATATGAATCAATCCGTCCTCCCCTTAATGTGTACGCGTAGTCGCTACTCAGCAACAGAGCACTGTCGTATTATCCTCGGTCTAGACTCTCGTTAATCTACTTTCTTGTTAATtgatgcttactttctgctgttagGCACTACCATCTTCACTTCTTAAAATTTactaagcacttttttttttttaattcaagcaaGCTTAGTGACTTCTGTGCTCTTTctttgtgtgtaacatgtttagccttatCCTTCAATGATAATAATACTTTCAAGAATTTAAATTTGTTTGCCActgtgtatacacatacacagtgAGCTACCAGCCACCTCTGTCAGCAAGGGtaccaaaaataaatactttattagCCAGAGGGGATCAGCTTTTATAAttggcattaaaaggcattattCAGCATTGGCCAATTGCATACTTTTTCATGAAATTGACTGTTTGATTAGCACATCACTAGTATATACCATCACAGTTAATGCTCattgtgtttaaaggggaactgcactttttttgcaatgttgcctatcgttcacaatcattatgaaagacatgacgatgggcggatttaaaaaaaaaatctaaatattaaataaatgtaaattaaaaattcCACTTAGATcgcagccaatgggagctccattattccgcccataaaatcagataaataaccattcaaaaagagcCAAAAATACtaaatttacatttcgtgacttgaatattaaccaagtattagtgatattataaacgctaatgcagacaaactatttagagcGGTGCCGTAATCACTTCCGAGTGTGCCTATGttaacatcatcgagtggtctgctgctccttgcttccctgctccctgcaagtttattgtagatcataaataatgcccctCACCTGAAAAatagatggctgagaatataatctgACAAATTGGGACAGTTTTGACAGCCGTTTCAGACCTGGAACGGGCAAGGACAACACAAAAAGACACAATttatttatgttaatgtatttatACTACAGTAAAATATTGCAAGTACAAATTTGAaagtacatgtttaatatttgttATTTGTCATGCGtatattgttgtagattttttttaacaccagtTGTAACATTTACCATTTTTCTCAGCACCACATGGTCCAGATGAGAGACGAACCCTACTAGCATACAAGACAGAAGTTGCCTTCCCAGTTAGGGTTTCAAACCACGCAGTTGTTCCAACACAGCCTCTAGGTATAGCAGCGTCAATTGTAGTGGGCACACTCCCTGTCATTGCACATTTTGAACCAGCTTTTACTAAGCAGGAAGGTTTTCCAGATTCTGTTCCTTCCTTGGGTGCAACAGTGGTTACAGTTCCACCATTGGtggataaaacaatcactgcagcTGCAACCCCAGATCACACAGCGACAACTAAGACACCCCCCTCTGAAGCTGGTGACCAACCAAATGCTAAAGATCCATCTGCATTGTCCAGCGAAGATTCTGACTCCGACTCCGACTCCGACTCTGACTCCGACTCTAACTCTGACTCCGACTCAGATTATGACTCTGAGAACATTCAAACTGGGACATCTGTGAAAGCGGTGCCAGAATTCCTCGGAAATAAACAAGCAAAATTCCAACAAGCCACATCAGAAGTGAAGCAAGGGGCTAATGAAGCTAAGAAGGTAGTTTTGCCAAAGACCAGCAAAGTGCCATTGCTGGTAGATGCTGCTCATGTAGAAGCACCTAGAAGTACCACACAGGCACTCCATGTTAGTCCAGTGGTAGAGCTAAAGCACTCTGTCCCACATGATCAAGACTTGTCTGAAGATGTATCAGAGATTAATGATATCCAATTACAAAACGCTGGTGCATGTTCTCCTTTAGAACAAACTGAGGATGTAGCATCTACAAGTGTCCCTGTTGATGCACAAGAGACTGAAATCAACGCAATCACTGAGGTTGCATCTAAAGAACAGGAACCAACTGATGCCCTTGCAGAACCCACAGAGCCTGTTTGTGTTGAAGCTTCTGCAAATACTGTAGTCCCGCTTGTAGGAAATGAAGTTGTCCTTAAAGGAACTGCTGAAGACCCCAGCAGAACTGCTCCTTCATCAGTGAATCTTGAGTCCGGAGCAGCCACTGATGTTGCAGCCAAAGTCTCCTCTCCAATGCAGAGTACCAGTGAGCCATTGGATCCTGTGAGAGAAGAGCTACAGACAGACACCCCAGTTGATCTACCTGAGGGTACACACTACAACACCCAATCAATTGAATCTATACCCTTTATTCTTTGTGGATCTTTCAACCATATTAATCTGTCCTTTTCTAATAACCAATTTGGTGTATTGTAAATGTGTTAATCAAAAATCTCCTGGCtcctgtaaaaaacaacaacatatggaTCCAGGACTATGTGGGCAATTATATGCCTTTATGCTTGCTTCTATACACCACCACAATGGATTACATAATGTAGGAGTTAAGAGTAATAATTTTGAGAGTACTTCCATTTTCCAGGGCTAAAAAATTATTGGCATAATGGCATGATTCTCAATATAACCAGAATTTTAAATGTTTGGATGAAAATCCTTTGCAGCCAGTATCCCATTTCACACTGGCAATGTGATTCAGGAGTCTTTTATTTGTGGGGCTGGCCAGTGTGAAACAAATTTGCGTGGAATGGGCCAGTCAAATCAACTCCTGAATTTTCAGAAAAGTCCTGAGGTAGTATTATAGATGTATCACAATGTCAATAGTAGTGTGAAATAAGCTCTGTTtacactggacaccaaatctgatttttttgccctcagATCAGATAATTTTGTGCCAGTCTAAATgccccaaagtgcttcaaatctgatattttagcatcagatttgggccacatcTGGAGGTAGTCCGAATCTGTTTGTaatcaaatgtgactgcagtctaaacggCAATGCGACCTGTTTGCGACTTTTACGTCATCTTTGGTTGAGCTACATCATTCGTGTGCACAGCACAATCACTTTCTTTTTTGCAATTCTCTTTTTCCTCCTCCTGCAGTTGTTTTCCATCATCTGCCTACTTCCTGTACACAACAACCACGGCACAAACCCACGCTGATCTGTGGCGTCCGTATATTTTTGTGTAGCAGCGACTTCTTTGTTCATTTAAGGAATTCGTCCAAATTCCTTTGTTCACTTTATCAAACTGCAAATGCAAGTGACGttaaggccacattggggcctgtgcgcattTTTACTGGAGTctcataaagatcacattttacttgaaaacagtcagctaaaaaaaaaatcatattttgaaaataaatcaaattttggtccactttggcctgcagtgtaaacttgGTCAAAAGGTCCTGACCTCTAACTTGCTGGTACAAGCATGAGAAGTTTAACACATAGGACACCGCTAATTTCCTATTCTTTCCTACAACCCAAATTAACTAATTAAAATAGAGCCGGATGCGATCCGAGCCAAACAATTTTCATCTCATCAGACCACATGACATGATTCCAGTAACCTCTGGTCTTCAGCAAACTGTTGGTTTTCTTGTCAGCCAGCTTCAGTCCTCTTGGTTCCAGGGCAGTGCTACCCCCCCTGCTTAATTTTCTGCAGCAATACTGGCAGCACTGATGTCTGTCATTTTCTTTCGCTTACTCGGGTCCAGATTGTGGGGCCGGCAGTTGCagtaggaaagcccagactttaaTCTCCGGCCAAGTTCTCCAGTTCCACTGAGGGGACCTATGCGTTGGCCAGCCAGCTGCGAGACGCAATCCCTACAGTCGGTGCTTCTTGTTGGTTTGGCATTCCTACAATACCTTATTAGGGAGTTACCTTTGTGCAGACAGTAgtactgtagtttttttttatctttaaattctgacaactgaaaaCACTGCAAAATTTAACAATTTAGTTTTAGCAGATGTGTTAACACTCCTTTTCACAGAcaatattttgttgtatttttctcTACCATGGCCAGCTTTTTGGTTCTCGATATGAAGTGCACTGCATCTTTTGCAAGAAAACTTTAGAACATTGTGCATGAAGGCATtggaattcagtaaaaaaatatgaaacatgGTTGTTGTGATTTTTGCCAATATTTCTTTCAAAATAAATAGTTTACAATAGAGGGGCATCTGATGTTTTTATGTTAAactttttgtttttcaatgtgaAAGAACAGTgaattcatatacatatacagtagttCTGGGCCTCTGATTTTCATTCATGTCTTGGTACTTTTTTGTCAGtgtggatgtgaaatggtctTGAATTTTATTCATTGTGGTCTTAAAAAGTATTAGATGTGACTTGTTGAAACCTACTGAGACTTGTTGAAATAGGTCAGTTGGCTTTGCATGTTCCAATGACATGTACAGGTGTGCCGTGATGCCTTCAATTGAGTTAGCAGTTGAATACATTTCACTGGATATTGAAGTTGTATTGCTGTACATACAACCTGTACACTGACTGCTCTACAGTTTTTTCAAGTTTAATTTCTATAGTACTCACTTTTGTGAAATACTGTCTCAGGTCTACTTCAATGTTACGTATCTAAAGTGCCAGTTCCTCAGGAATCTCAATGTGAATGGGACTAACTGCCTGATATTACTAAATTCTGAATCTTGTACTTGGGGATAGTCTGTCATGCAATCACATCTTGAAGGTTTTATTTAATATCAGTTGTGGTAGTGCGTAGAGGCAAAGTCCTAAAAACTGCTGGAGCTGTTCCAAATATTTTTGACGAAACTGTAATTCTTTGTCATCTTTAATTAATTTTGGTTATTCTCTTTACGGGTTAATACTTTTAACTTGACCTCATTCTGTCAGTGGTTATTATCCTATGTCAAAACAATGAACAATGCTTTTGAAAGTTATCTATCAAAATGTCATCTTTGCCAACGCAGGGACAATATTGCTTTTTAATCAATATGTCCACATGACAGTTGGGTTGAAGTTAAATGTCTGATCAGTTCATGTGCCTTGTCACCTTTGTACAAGCAGTCTCAGGTTTTCAGATATGTTTTCCCTTACTCCTGCTTAAAAATGCTGATGTCCAAAGTCATTTTGTGCATGTTTTCTTCTCAGCTACGCAACGTTCAATGTTTTTTCATTCTAAACTGTCATGTGTTTAACTGTTCTGACAAGCTGCATAATAGAGCTTATTGAAACAACTCACTCTTTTTCCCATGGCATTATccttttattattctttctttaacTTTGTGTATTTCCTAATCAAAATGCCTCTCTTTTAAGTACAGAACTAATTAAAAACACATGTACTTGTTTTGCATTGTTTGCCAGACATGTTGAAATTTACTGTGTATAGTCTTTTACAGATGGGGATTCTGACAACATACCAGTAGTTACCTTAAAACACCCCCCCTCCCAAAGCATGGCTCTTGAAACTTTTTCCTCTATTCATACTTTCCGGGTCAACACAGCCTGCCATCACAGGAAATACCCTATCATAAAATACCAGCTCACAAATAGTTTTTGTTTGTGACCGATGAAAAAGGTCCAGCTCATATTTATACATTCTTTGGTTCCCTCTGCAGAAGCTGCACCTGTGCCACCTGCTGAGCCCGAAGAGGCTTTTGACAACAGCACTTACAAGAATAACCAACACCACAACTACAATCCCTTCACCTTTGCAGACTTGGATGTGGAGATGGCCAAGTTTCGTCTCCCTCAACCGTCTTCTGGTAGAAAGTCACCCCAACACTAGAAACGCTCAGATGGCTACAAACCCATGAATAGATAAAGATCATTGTGTAAGCCTACTACCACATGACTCTTCTATCTCCACATGACTCTTCTATCTGTTAAATATAATATCaacacataaaaaataaaatgccgGATGAAGTCTTGTCatgaatttatatgtattttttgggCTTGGAATTACAGTAGGTGTTTGATGCCATTTGGTGCAATGTTCTGTAATCTCTGTTCCTTTTAGGTATGTTGTTTTTTGACGAATAGCAGCTGAATCAAATGTGATTGATTTCATGCATAATTTTATTTGGGTACTCCAGACTCTTCCCACAGTCATTATAGTGTGGTTTGGTTTCATTAGGGCTATAAATAATTTTGTGAGTGGGAATGGTTAACTATGGAATGCACATGTCTGACTGTTAAATGTCTAAGTACTTTTAACACAACTTGCTCTTCCCCAAACAAGGGAATTGACGGGCAAAATGTTGTCTCTGTTGCAACCTACTCATCACATTTGCTCAGTGGCCGCTTACCTCTCAAGGACAATCATGTGCAATTCTGAGTTTTTTGTTTTCTTGGTGTCATGACAAAATGTGAACAGCATTATAAAGAGGATGTTTAAATACACTTTTATTGAGCCAGGACATTTATTGGTCCATTCATAGATTACATCATACCTTCCCCAGGGAACTCTCAGAATTTGCCCTCCTGTTGCAGTATTCTAACTTTcacaggggaaaacaatctagTCCTGCAGAAGCGGTACAGCTCCTGGTTCGCTTTGGAAACATCGTTTACCACATGCTGTAGCCTGTAAAGTCAGTTCTCCAGACTAAAAGCATGCCAGTAAAACAATATGGTTGCACCACAGTAGGCAGTATACTCTTCCCATTGTTTCCCCTATTTTCTGGAGACTTTCCGTTATATTTCGAATGTTAATTTTAACAGGTATGAAACTCATTTTGTTGTGAATTTTGCCAATTTTTACTTGTTAGAAGAGCAAGCTGAAACATTGAACAGTTGGACATGTATATTCAAacaaccttccatccatccatccatcttcttccgcttatccgaggtcaggtcgcgggggcagcagcttaagcagggaagcccagacttccctctccccagccacttcgtccagctcctcccgggggatcccgaggcgttcccaggccagccgggagagatagtcttcccagcgtgtcctgggtcttccccgtggcctcctaccggtcggacgtgcccgaaacaccttcctagggaggcgttcgggtggcatcctgaccagatgcccgaaccacctcatctggctcctctcgatgcggaggagcagcggctttactttgagctccccccgaatgacagagcttctcaccctatctctaagggagagccccgccactcggcggaggaaactcatttcggccgcttgtacccgtgatcttgtcctttcggtcatgacccaaagctcatgaccataggtgaggatgggaacgtagatcgaccggtaaatcgagagctttgccttccggctcagctccttcttcaccacaacggatcaatacagcgtccgcattactgaagatgccgcaccgatccgcctgtcgatctcacgatccactcttcccccactcgtgaacaagactccgaggtacttgaactcctccacttggggcaagatctcctccccaacccggagatggcactccacccttttccgggagagaaccatgaactcggacttggaggtgctgattcccatcccagtcgcttcacactctgctgcgaaccgatccagcgagagctgaagatcttggccagaggaagccatcaggaccacatcatctgcaaatagcagagacctaatcctgcagccaccaaaccagatcccctcaacgccctgactgcgtctagaaattctgtccataaaggttatgaacagaatcggtgacaaagggcagccttggcggagtccaaccctcactggaaacgtgtctgacttactgccggcaatgcggaccaagctctggcactgattatacagggagcgaactgccacaataagacagtccgttaccccatactctctgagcactccccacaggacttcccggggtacacggtcgaatgccttctccaagtccacaaagcacatgtagactggttgggcaaactcccatgcaccctcaaggaccctgccgagagtatagagctggtccacagttccacgaccaggacgaaaaccacactgttcctcctgaatccgaggttcaactatccggcgtagcctcctctccagtacacctaaatagaccttaccgggaaggctgaagagtgtgatcccacgatagttggaacacaccctccggttccccttcttaaagagaggaaccaccaccccggtctgccaatccagaggtaccgcccccgatgtccacgcgatgttgcagagtcttgtcaaccaagacagccccgaggagctttttaacaacctcggcaacctcagccccagaaataggagagcccaccacagattccccaggccctgcttcctcataggaagatgtgctggtaggattgaggaggtcttcgaagtattccctccaccgatccacaacatccgcagtcgaggttagcaaagcaccatccccaccatacacggtgttgacgctgcactgcttccccttcctgaggcggcggatggtggtccagaattgcttcgaagccgtccggaagtctttttccatggcctccccgaactcctcccatgtccgagtttttgcctccgcgaccgctgaagccgcacaccgcttggcctgtcggtacctgtctgctgcctcaggagtcgcatgagccaaaagaacccgataggactccttcttcagcctgacggcatccctcaccgccggcgtccaccaacgggttctaggattaccgccacgacaggcaccaactaccttgcggccacagctccaatcggccgcctcgacaacagaggtacggaacatcgtccactcggactcaatgtccagcgcctccctcgtgacatgttcaaagttcttccggaggtgggtattgaaactctctctgacaggagactctgccaggcgttcccagcaaaccctcacaatgcgtttaggcctgccaggtctgtccggcatcttcccccaccatcgcagccaactcaccaccaggtggtgatcggtcgaaagctccgcccctctcttcacccgagtgtccaaaacatgagaccgcaaatccgatgacacaactacaaagtcgatcatggaactgcggcctagggtgtcctggtgccaagtgcacatatggacacccttatgtttgaacatggtgtttgttatcgacaatctgtgacgagcacaaaagtccaataacagaacaccactcgggttcagatccgggcggccattcttcccaatcacacctctccaggtttcactgtcgctgccaacatgagcgttgaagtcccccagtagaacgagggaatcacccgggggagcactctccagtactccctcgagtgaatccaaaaagggtgggtactctgagctgccgtttggcgcgtaaacgcaaacaacagtcaggacccgtccccccacccgaaggcggagggaagctaccctctcgtccaccgggttgaactccaacgtgcaggctttgagccgaggggcaacaagaattgccaccccagcccgtcgcctctc is part of the Nerophis lumbriciformis linkage group LG31, RoL_Nlum_v2.1, whole genome shotgun sequence genome and harbors:
- the ndufv3 gene encoding uncharacterized protein ndufv3, encoding MATSLLLCRRLRTLKLENWGILKSCTGAFCTTQTGEPIKTAKKTPHGPDERRTLLAYKTEVAFPVRVSNHAVVPTQPLGIAASIVVGTLPEGFPDSVPSLGATVVTVPPLVDKTITAAATPDHTATTKTPPSEAGDQPNAKDPSALSSEDSDSDSDSDSDSDSNSDSDSDYDSENIQTGTSVKAVPEFLGNKQAKFQQATSEVKQGANEAKKVVLPKTSKVPLLVDAAHVEAPRSTTQALHVSPVVELKHSVPHDQDLSEDVSEINDIQLQNAGACSPLEQTEDVASTSVPVDAQETEINAITEVASKEQEPTDALAEPTEPVCVEASANTVVPLVGNEVVLKGTAEDPSRTAPSSVNLESGAATDVAAKVSSPMQSTSEPLDPVREELQTDTPVDLPEEAAPVPPAEPEEAFDNSTYKNNQHHNYNPFTFADLDVEMAKFRLPQPSSGRKSPQH